In Sphingobium sp. Z007, one DNA window encodes the following:
- a CDS encoding methionine ABC transporter permease, which yields MDGFFQNVSWPDIGQATIDTLVMLGGSLALSIALGIPLGILLFLTDRGQIGQNVVLNRTLGVIVNVLRSIPFVILLIVMIPLTLRLMGTSLGVAGAIPPLVGGAAPFYARLVQGALRDIPRATIEAAQAMGATRLQIIRHVLLPEALPGLISGATVTAIALVSFTAMAGVVGGGGLGDLAIRFGYQRFQADVMLVTVVLLVLLVQCIQWSGDWFARRVDHR from the coding sequence ATGGACGGCTTTTTTCAGAACGTCTCGTGGCCCGACATCGGCCAGGCGACGATCGATACGCTGGTAATGCTGGGCGGATCGCTGGCGCTTAGTATCGCGCTGGGCATCCCTCTTGGCATATTGCTGTTCCTGACCGACCGCGGTCAAATTGGCCAGAATGTCGTCCTCAACCGAACGCTCGGCGTCATCGTCAATGTCCTTCGCTCCATCCCGTTCGTCATCCTGCTGATCGTCATGATCCCGCTGACATTGCGCCTGATGGGGACGTCGCTTGGCGTGGCGGGCGCGATACCGCCGCTGGTTGGTGGCGCCGCGCCCTTCTACGCCCGCCTGGTGCAAGGCGCGCTGCGCGACATCCCCCGCGCCACGATCGAGGCGGCGCAGGCGATGGGCGCGACCCGGCTACAGATCATACGTCACGTCCTTCTGCCCGAAGCGCTGCCCGGCCTCATATCCGGCGCGACCGTGACGGCGATAGCGCTCGTCTCCTTTACCGCCATGGCCGGGGTCGTGGGTGGCGGTGGCCTTGGTGATCTTGCCATCCGCTTTGGCTATCAACGCTTTCAGGCCGACGTCATGCTGGTGACGGTCGTGCTACTCGTCCTGCTTGTCCAGTGCATCCAATGGTCCGGCGACTGGTTCGCGCGCCGGGTCGATCATCGTTGA
- a CDS encoding fumarylacetoacetate hydrolase family protein, which produces MRFATRANGTTDGELILISRDGARCLPLGARWPNLLHAITEWDALLDDAAAVSTKLESGTGDNVDHAALLAPLPRTWQWLDGSAFANHGVLMQKAFDHPPIETDLPLMYQGMSHRFLAPLEDVALPTEADCIDFEGEFGIVTDDVPMGCSAQDAMGHIRLILLINDWSLRAVAPAEMKTGFGWIQAKPACSAAPIAITPDELGDSWRDGRVCLPLRVEVNGAWFGHPSGDAMGYGFHELIAHAARTRALCAGTIIGSGTVSDADFKRVGSTCISERRAIEMIEHGHALTPFLRFGDQVRMQAGESENLFGELNQKVVQWVA; this is translated from the coding sequence ATGCGTTTTGCGACGCGCGCCAACGGCACGACTGATGGAGAATTGATCCTCATTTCGCGGGATGGAGCGCGCTGCCTGCCGCTAGGCGCGCGGTGGCCTAATCTGCTGCACGCGATCACTGAATGGGACGCGCTGCTGGACGACGCGGCGGCTGTATCGACCAAGCTGGAGTCGGGCACGGGCGACAATGTCGATCACGCCGCGCTCCTGGCCCCGCTGCCGCGCACCTGGCAGTGGCTGGACGGGTCGGCTTTCGCGAACCACGGCGTCCTGATGCAGAAAGCGTTCGATCATCCCCCCATCGAAACCGATCTTCCCCTGATGTATCAGGGTATGAGCCATCGCTTTCTGGCCCCGCTGGAAGATGTCGCGCTCCCGACCGAAGCGGACTGCATCGATTTCGAAGGGGAATTCGGCATCGTCACGGACGATGTGCCGATGGGATGTTCAGCGCAGGACGCAATGGGTCATATTCGTCTCATTCTGCTCATCAACGACTGGTCGCTCCGCGCCGTCGCGCCCGCGGAAATGAAGACGGGGTTCGGCTGGATTCAGGCCAAGCCAGCCTGTAGCGCGGCGCCGATCGCGATCACTCCCGATGAACTGGGCGACTCTTGGCGGGACGGCCGCGTTTGCCTGCCCCTGCGGGTAGAGGTGAACGGCGCGTGGTTTGGTCATCCTTCGGGAGACGCCATGGGCTATGGTTTTCACGAACTGATCGCGCATGCAGCCCGCACGCGCGCCCTTTGCGCTGGCACGATCATAGGTTCTGGAACGGTATCCGACGCCGATTTCAAGCGTGTAGGATCGACCTGCATTTCCGAACGGCGTGCGATCGAAATGATCGAACATGGCCACGCCCTAACGCCCTTTTTGCGCTTTGGCGATCAAGTGCGGATGCAGGCGGGAGAGAGCGAAAACCTGTTTGGCGAACTCAACCAGAAGGTCGTCCAATGGGTGGCGTGA
- a CDS encoding catalase family peroxidase: MQAIGIGVLLAATTGLFLYTGGFLTSARLSGARMTDQIETSGGGAHAGFRRAHAKGICIAGSFVGTAAGRALSKAAVFQGSIVPVTGRFAVGSPDPYAKDPDVGVRSMALRLQPAGAQEWRMAINDTPGLAVSTPQAFYENAVASAPDPATGKLDPKKVAAFLAKHPETVAFKARMMAKPMASGFANDSYNSINGFIFVAPDGKRRLVRWSMQALDPFAVLSPAMRKGRSANYMFDDLLARVAKGPIRWRLIATIAEPGDPNRAAEVWPDDRKTVDMGMLTIDHVEAETKGNCQDVNFDPLILPAGIEPSDDPIPFARSAVYAESFRRRAGEHKRPGALSNQSAGAAR; encoded by the coding sequence TTGCAAGCCATCGGCATTGGCGTGCTGCTGGCCGCGACGACGGGCCTGTTCCTCTATACTGGCGGATTTCTAACGAGCGCGCGACTGAGCGGCGCACGCATGACCGATCAAATCGAGACCAGCGGGGGCGGCGCGCATGCAGGCTTTCGTCGCGCGCATGCCAAAGGGATTTGCATAGCCGGATCGTTCGTGGGCACCGCCGCAGGACGCGCCCTGTCGAAGGCGGCCGTGTTCCAGGGCAGCATCGTCCCTGTCACAGGGCGTTTTGCGGTCGGCAGCCCGGACCCCTATGCCAAAGATCCCGATGTCGGCGTGCGTAGCATGGCGTTACGGCTCCAGCCTGCCGGCGCGCAGGAATGGCGCATGGCGATCAACGACACGCCGGGCCTTGCGGTCTCGACCCCACAGGCTTTTTATGAGAACGCCGTCGCCTCCGCTCCCGATCCCGCCACGGGAAAGCTTGATCCGAAAAAGGTGGCGGCGTTCCTGGCGAAACATCCCGAAACGGTCGCGTTCAAGGCGCGGATGATGGCCAAACCCATGGCATCGGGTTTCGCCAACGACAGCTACAACAGCATCAACGGTTTCATATTCGTGGCGCCTGACGGCAAGCGTCGGCTCGTGCGCTGGTCGATGCAGGCGCTCGATCCCTTCGCGGTGCTATCGCCCGCCATGCGTAAAGGTCGATCGGCCAACTATATGTTCGACGATCTGCTGGCGCGCGTCGCGAAGGGACCGATCCGCTGGCGCCTCATCGCCACCATAGCCGAGCCTGGCGATCCCAATCGCGCCGCTGAAGTCTGGCCTGACGACAGGAAGACGGTCGACATGGGCATGCTGACGATCGACCATGTCGAGGCCGAGACGAAGGGCAACTGCCAGGATGTGAATTTCGATCCGCTGATCCTTCCTGCGGGGATCGAACCGTCGGACGACCCCATTCCTTTCGCCCGGTCGGCTGTCTATGCCGAGAGCTTCCGTCGCCGGGCGGGCGAACATAAACGGCCGGGCGCCTTATCGAACCAATCTGCAGGGGCAGCGCGATGA
- a CDS encoding SDR family oxidoreductase, with protein sequence MAKTALVVGASGIVGSATAALLVSKGWTVYGLARRPVVQAGVLPVEADLLDAPGTAQALKTIHPDAVFITTWLRQDSEAENIRVNATMVRNLLDGLPSPATPRHVALVTGLKHYLGPFEAYGKGALPQTPFREDQERLDIENFYYAQEDELFAAAARDGFTWSVHRPHTVIGKAVGNAMNMGTTLAAYATLCRETGRPFYFPGSATQWRSLTDMTDAGQLASHLLWAVETPAAHNEAFNVVNGDVFRWQWMWGRIARWFGLEPAPFDGTMRPLEEQMKDDADIWRNIAVREGLAEPDLGRLASPWHSDADLGRPIEVVTDMSKSRSLGFTDYQATDAAFFALFERLRKDRLIP encoded by the coding sequence ATGGCCAAGACAGCTCTGGTGGTAGGCGCGAGCGGCATCGTCGGCAGTGCGACCGCCGCACTGCTGGTGAGCAAGGGTTGGACAGTTTATGGCCTTGCAAGACGGCCTGTTGTCCAAGCTGGGGTGCTGCCGGTTGAAGCGGACTTGCTGGATGCGCCCGGCACGGCGCAGGCTTTAAAGACCATCCACCCTGATGCCGTGTTCATCACGACCTGGCTGCGGCAGGACAGCGAAGCCGAAAATATCCGGGTCAACGCGACCATGGTCCGTAACCTGCTCGATGGCCTGCCTTCGCCAGCGACCCCACGCCATGTCGCGCTGGTGACTGGCCTCAAACATTATCTTGGACCGTTCGAAGCCTATGGAAAGGGCGCGCTGCCGCAGACGCCGTTTCGTGAGGATCAGGAACGCCTCGATATCGAAAACTTCTACTATGCGCAGGAGGACGAGCTTTTCGCCGCCGCCGCCCGCGACGGTTTCACCTGGAGCGTCCATCGTCCCCATACGGTGATCGGCAAGGCGGTCGGAAACGCCATGAACATGGGTACGACCCTTGCGGCCTATGCTACGCTATGTCGCGAAACCGGTCGGCCATTTTACTTCCCCGGTTCCGCCACGCAATGGCGTTCGCTCACTGACATGACCGATGCGGGCCAGCTTGCCTCGCATCTTCTCTGGGCGGTGGAGACGCCCGCGGCGCACAATGAAGCGTTCAATGTCGTCAATGGAGACGTCTTTCGCTGGCAATGGATGTGGGGGCGCATCGCCCGATGGTTCGGGCTGGAGCCTGCGCCGTTCGACGGGACTATGCGCCCGCTTGAGGAGCAGATGAAGGATGATGCCGACATCTGGCGCAACATAGCGGTCCGCGAAGGTCTGGCGGAGCCGGATCTTGGCCGACTGGCATCGCCATGGCATAGCGATGCCGACCTAGGCCGCCCGATCGAGGTCGTGACGGACATGTCGAAGAGCCGAAGCCTGGGCTTCACAGATTATCAGGCTACGGACGCCGCGTTCTTCGCACTGTTTGAGCGGCTCCGTAAGGATCGGTTGATCCCCTGA
- a CDS encoding RimK family alpha-L-glutamate ligase — protein sequence MTDLAILYEHPLWFVPLFAALDRRGIAYSTIGTQGNFDPAAATAPAPLILNRVAMSAFLRDAEHPIFWSLALLDHWQQAGAKVINGPLALAIDTSKARQLSLLSSLGLAVPRTRVVHRAVDLIDAADSIGFPLLVKANIGGAGAGIARFDDREALRAALADLDLPRSIDGVLLVQDVIPARGDRITRIETLDRDYLYAIDVSGAGAFDLCPADACQVGGTPIQMVAAEPDKTLRDAAKAIAHAAHLDLGGVEMMIDDRDGIPRFYDINALSNFVANPLDVLGWDPHDRLVDRLVGWIAETR from the coding sequence GTGACCGATCTCGCCATTCTGTACGAACATCCGCTGTGGTTCGTCCCGCTGTTCGCGGCCCTTGACCGCAGAGGGATCGCCTACAGCACGATCGGCACGCAGGGCAATTTCGATCCCGCTGCGGCAACGGCGCCCGCCCCGCTCATTCTCAACCGCGTGGCGATGTCTGCCTTCCTGCGGGATGCGGAACATCCTATCTTCTGGTCTCTCGCGCTGCTCGACCATTGGCAGCAGGCGGGCGCGAAAGTCATCAACGGCCCACTGGCGCTCGCCATCGACACGTCGAAGGCGCGGCAGCTCTCGCTGCTCAGTTCGCTCGGCCTAGCGGTGCCGCGCACGCGGGTTGTTCATCGCGCCGTTGACCTGATCGATGCCGCCGATTCCATCGGCTTCCCGCTGCTTGTAAAGGCCAATATCGGCGGCGCAGGCGCAGGCATCGCGCGTTTCGACGATCGCGAAGCGCTGCGCGCCGCACTGGCCGATCTTGACCTGCCACGCAGCATCGATGGCGTGCTGCTGGTGCAGGACGTGATCCCCGCGCGGGGCGACCGTATCACCCGCATCGAAACCCTCGATCGCGACTATCTCTATGCCATCGACGTGTCCGGCGCAGGGGCGTTCGATCTCTGTCCGGCCGACGCATGTCAGGTCGGAGGAACACCGATCCAGATGGTGGCGGCCGAACCGGACAAGACATTGCGCGATGCGGCCAAAGCCATCGCGCATGCCGCGCATCTGGACCTGGGCGGGGTTGAGATGATGATCGACGATCGCGACGGCATACCCCGTTTCTACGACATCAACGCATTGTCCAACTTCGTCGCCAACCCGTTGGACGTGCTGGGCTGGGACCCGCATGACAGGCTGGTCGATCGGCTGGTTGGCTGGATCGCGGAAACCCGATGA
- a CDS encoding SHOCT domain-containing protein encodes MGQWSQGGMVMVGDMFDNRLKAQVASMCQDVASLLERENIGAEAEGKLSSFLASPALSPDDGAWPASLGRPSSSGSQNGMRYAVFPQHRRLAIEVGGKTTIYDTAGHQISGFGQQQGDVGSLTLTGQNGLVHLADLSVVSSEPAQAAPQGSSLPTTSRAPNAAQASDGTIFAKIEGLADLHAKNLLSDEEYHAKKAELLARI; translated from the coding sequence ATGGGCCAGTGGTCGCAAGGCGGCATGGTGATGGTTGGAGATATGTTCGATAACAGGCTCAAGGCGCAGGTCGCTTCAATGTGCCAGGATGTTGCGTCTCTGCTTGAACGCGAAAATATTGGCGCTGAGGCAGAGGGCAAGTTGTCATCCTTCCTCGCATCACCAGCCTTGTCGCCTGATGACGGCGCATGGCCCGCATCGCTGGGACGACCGTCCTCTTCCGGTTCGCAAAACGGCATGCGCTATGCTGTTTTCCCGCAACATCGGCGCCTTGCCATCGAAGTGGGCGGCAAAACCACGATCTATGACACCGCCGGACATCAGATCAGCGGCTTTGGCCAGCAGCAAGGCGACGTTGGATCGCTCACGCTGACGGGCCAGAACGGGCTGGTCCATTTGGCGGATCTGTCCGTCGTCAGCAGCGAACCGGCGCAGGCTGCGCCGCAGGGATCATCGCTGCCGACCACAAGCCGAGCGCCCAACGCCGCCCAGGCAAGCGACGGTACGATCTTCGCCAAGATCGAGGGCCTTGCCGATCTTCATGCCAAAAATCTGTTGAGCGATGAGGAATATCACGCCAAGAAGGCCGAGTTGCTGGCGAGGATATGA
- a CDS encoding MetQ/NlpA family ABC transporter substrate-binding protein, translating to MKRRSLIILLPALLLAACGGGKNDGAKSDPNRLSVAATAVPHAEILEHVKPVLEKQGLTLDIRVFNDYVQPNLQVDQGQIDVNYFQTGPYLAEFNKAQNTDLTPIAGIHIEPLGAYSRKWKSLAQLPVGATVAIPNEPSNGGRALLLLQKAGLLKLKDPANPLSTVRDVTDNPKKFVFRELESATLPRTLGEVDLALINTNYALDAKLNPVRDALVIEDGKSPYVNFVVGKPRSDKDPRVQKLVAALRSEDVRRFMADKYKGAVLPAF from the coding sequence ATGAAGCGCCGTTCGCTCATCATCCTGCTCCCGGCCCTGCTGCTCGCCGCCTGTGGCGGAGGCAAAAATGACGGTGCGAAATCGGACCCCAACAGGCTGAGCGTCGCGGCGACGGCCGTCCCCCACGCGGAAATATTGGAGCATGTCAAACCCGTGCTGGAGAAGCAGGGCCTGACGCTCGATATCCGGGTATTCAACGATTATGTGCAACCCAATCTGCAAGTCGACCAGGGCCAGATTGACGTCAATTATTTCCAGACCGGCCCCTATCTGGCCGAATTCAATAAGGCGCAGAATACCGACCTGACGCCCATTGCCGGCATTCATATCGAGCCGCTGGGCGCCTATTCGCGCAAGTGGAAGAGCTTGGCGCAGCTGCCGGTTGGCGCGACGGTCGCCATCCCCAATGAACCCAGCAACGGCGGTCGCGCACTGCTGCTGTTGCAGAAGGCTGGCCTGCTGAAGCTGAAAGATCCGGCCAACCCGCTGTCAACCGTTCGCGACGTGACCGATAATCCCAAGAAGTTCGTTTTTCGGGAACTGGAATCCGCGACGCTGCCACGCACCCTGGGGGAGGTCGATCTGGCGCTGATCAATACCAATTACGCGCTCGACGCAAAACTCAACCCGGTGCGCGATGCGCTGGTGATCGAGGATGGCAAGTCGCCCTATGTCAATTTCGTCGTCGGCAAACCGCGCAGCGACAAGGATCCGCGCGTGCAAAAACTGGTCGCGGCCCTCCGCAGCGAAGACGTTCGCCGTTTCATGGCGGATAAATATAAGGGCGCAGTTCTGCCTGCTTTTTGA
- a CDS encoding cupin domain-containing protein — protein sequence MEIQPVRRIVTGHDNAGRAIIQEDGPVQRTQRIGGDIGPMFHEVWNTQATPAPIDGASGEPVEQGIILAPPRNGTRIRVLDIPPEGDGIRTMSPEEARAHFAEVGAHDASVHDGEGSRHALMHRTETIDYGIVVEGELVLIMDEGETTVRAGDIVIQRGTNHGWSNRSDHNCRIVFVLIDGAFDDNLKR from the coding sequence ATGGAAATTCAACCCGTTCGCCGCATCGTCACCGGTCATGACAACGCTGGCCGCGCCATCATCCAGGAAGACGGCCCGGTCCAACGCACCCAGCGCATCGGCGGGGACATCGGCCCGATGTTCCACGAAGTCTGGAACACGCAGGCTACCCCCGCCCCGATCGACGGGGCGTCGGGCGAACCGGTGGAACAGGGCATCATCCTCGCGCCGCCCAGGAACGGCACCCGCATCCGCGTGCTCGACATCCCGCCCGAAGGCGACGGCATCCGCACGATGTCGCCGGAAGAAGCCCGCGCCCATTTCGCCGAAGTGGGCGCGCATGACGCCTCCGTCCATGATGGCGAAGGATCGCGCCACGCGCTGATGCACCGCACCGAAACGATCGACTACGGCATCGTTGTGGAGGGCGAGTTGGTGCTCATCATGGACGAGGGGGAAACTACGGTCCGTGCCGGCGACATCGTCATCCAGCGCGGCACCAATCATGGCTGGTCCAATCGATCGGACCACAATTGCCGGATCGTGTTCGTCCTGATCGACGGCGCATTTGACGACAATCTGAAGCGCTGA
- a CDS encoding S9 family peptidase, translated as MALFEYFPNYIWNLSVAIAMESGGRIGEIVDMCQPIKDAAANGADAGTPLFMAQWVAMADKLIDLAAEDEAQGRGFSASDKLERASLYLFNAERMQGHGHPGREATYAKARDMFDRSTALGRINRRRVEIPLSTGTMPALYTSAPGDGPHPVVVYCNGLDSCKELLYWSRLPQVLARRGISTLCVDQPGSGEALRLQNLPVDPHSENWASKAVDWLEQQSDVDPKRIGMTGISLGGHFAPRAVAYEPRFASGAVWGANHNWAEVQQKRMKREGENPVPHYWAHVMWAFGASDMDDFLAKAADMNLNGHMDGIKVPFLVTHGAKDRQISVDYAHDCYDQLLNSPRRALKLFTEREGGVEHVGADNMSYGCDYIADWFADTLGGKTA; from the coding sequence ATGGCTTTGTTCGAATATTTCCCCAACTATATCTGGAACCTGTCCGTCGCGATCGCGATGGAGAGCGGCGGGCGCATCGGCGAAATCGTCGATATGTGCCAGCCGATCAAGGACGCCGCCGCCAACGGTGCGGATGCGGGCACGCCCCTGTTCATGGCGCAGTGGGTCGCGATGGCCGACAAGCTGATCGACCTGGCGGCGGAGGATGAGGCGCAGGGTCGCGGCTTCTCCGCTTCCGACAAGCTGGAGCGCGCGTCGCTCTACCTGTTCAACGCCGAACGGATGCAGGGCCATGGCCATCCAGGGCGAGAGGCGACCTATGCCAAGGCGCGCGATATGTTCGACCGGTCGACCGCTCTGGGCCGGATCAACCGTCGGCGCGTGGAAATCCCGCTCAGCACCGGCACCATGCCCGCGCTCTACACAAGTGCGCCGGGCGATGGCCCGCATCCGGTCGTCGTCTATTGCAACGGTCTCGATAGCTGCAAGGAACTGCTCTACTGGTCGCGCCTGCCGCAAGTGCTCGCGCGGCGCGGTATTTCGACGCTGTGCGTCGATCAGCCCGGATCGGGCGAAGCCCTGCGCCTTCAAAACCTGCCCGTCGATCCGCACAGCGAAAACTGGGCGAGCAAGGCGGTGGACTGGCTGGAGCAGCAGAGCGACGTCGATCCCAAGCGGATCGGCATGACCGGTATTTCGCTCGGCGGTCATTTCGCGCCGCGTGCCGTCGCCTATGAACCGCGCTTCGCATCCGGCGCGGTCTGGGGCGCCAACCATAATTGGGCGGAAGTGCAGCAAAAGCGGATGAAGCGCGAAGGCGAGAACCCCGTCCCCCATTATTGGGCGCATGTCATGTGGGCTTTCGGCGCGAGCGACATGGACGACTTCCTGGCTAAGGCGGCGGACATGAACCTCAACGGTCATATGGACGGGATCAAGGTGCCCTTCCTGGTCACTCATGGCGCGAAGGACCGGCAGATCAGCGTCGATTATGCCCATGACTGCTACGATCAGCTGCTCAACAGCCCCCGGCGCGCGCTCAAGCTGTTCACCGAGCGCGAAGGCGGCGTCGAACATGTCGGTGCGGATAATATGTCCTACGGCTGCGACTATATCGCCGATTGGTTCGCCGATACGCTGGGCGGCAAGACCGCTTGA
- a CDS encoding cytochrome b: protein MTRTVTRFPLLSRVLHWTMAVLIVAMLFIGVGMVSTTSPRYDALLSIHRSIGIFILVLVALRLINRLFNPPPSLPADLPVWQTMLAKASHLLLYGLMFALPIIGWAMLSAGGYPFEIFGSIDLPPITPRDLALFAMLRSAHTILAFILFATFLAHVGAALFHGFIRRDGVLKSMT from the coding sequence ATGACCCGGACCGTTACCCGTTTTCCGCTCCTGTCCCGCGTCCTCCACTGGACGATGGCGGTGTTGATAGTGGCCATGCTGTTCATCGGCGTCGGCATGGTCAGCACGACGTCGCCGCGCTATGATGCGCTATTATCGATCCACCGCAGCATCGGGATCTTTATCCTTGTTCTGGTTGCGCTGCGCCTGATCAATCGGCTGTTCAATCCGCCCCCTTCCCTTCCGGCAGACCTGCCGGTTTGGCAGACAATGTTGGCCAAGGCTTCCCACCTCCTGCTCTATGGATTGATGTTCGCCTTGCCGATCATCGGCTGGGCCATGCTGTCGGCGGGCGGCTATCCTTTTGAGATATTCGGATCGATAGACCTGCCACCCATCACGCCGCGCGATTTGGCCTTGTTCGCGATGCTGAGGTCTGCGCACACGATTCTGGCATTCATTCTGTTTGCGACTTTTCTGGCGCATGTCGGCGCCGCCCTGTTCCACGGCTTTATCCGTCGGGACGGGGTCCTCAAAAGCATGACCTGA
- a CDS encoding helix-turn-helix domain-containing protein — protein sequence MQSGSPEESWREDCAPRRMLELFATKWTSMILHTLHARHGGVARTGVLLRSLPGISKKMLTQTLREMEASGLISRHVHGSVPPAVEYRLTPLGDRFVEPIELLYAWGRNNADALDELGQRPTSRRQG from the coding sequence ATGCAATCTGGATCACCCGAAGAATCCTGGCGCGAGGATTGCGCGCCGCGACGCATGCTAGAGTTGTTCGCCACCAAATGGACCAGCATGATCCTGCATACGCTTCATGCGCGGCATGGCGGCGTAGCGCGAACAGGCGTTCTCCTGCGCAGTCTGCCAGGGATTTCCAAGAAGATGCTGACCCAGACATTACGGGAAATGGAGGCCAGCGGGCTGATTTCGCGCCATGTGCATGGCAGCGTTCCACCGGCAGTCGAATACCGCCTCACCCCGCTAGGCGACCGCTTTGTCGAACCGATCGAGCTGCTTTATGCCTGGGGCCGGAACAATGCGGACGCCCTTGACGAACTGGGTCAGCGCCCGACATCCCGCAGGCAAGGATAA
- a CDS encoding methionine ABC transporter ATP-binding protein: MIELRSISKRFPDGTVGLDNIDLSIPKGSVFGIIGRSGAGKSTLLRLINGLERPTSGEVIVDDVSLSTLSRPGLRALQRRIGMIFQSFGLLANRTIAGNVALPLELAGVGKAERAARVAELLARVGISDKADVYPSRLSGGQRQRVGIARALATRPDILLCDEATSALDPETTRSVLALLADLNREMGLTIVLITHEMAVVRAICDRVAVLDQGRLVEVGPVDSVFAGSREQATLALLGEVG, translated from the coding sequence ATGATCGAACTGCGTAGCATATCCAAACGCTTCCCCGACGGAACAGTAGGGCTCGACAACATAGACCTGTCGATCCCCAAAGGCTCGGTTTTCGGTATCATCGGCCGGTCGGGTGCGGGCAAATCCACGCTGCTGCGCCTTATCAACGGCCTGGAGCGACCGACGTCCGGCGAGGTGATTGTCGACGACGTGTCGCTCTCCACGCTCTCGCGTCCCGGTCTGCGCGCCCTGCAACGGCGGATCGGGATGATCTTCCAATCCTTCGGCCTGTTGGCCAACCGCACCATCGCGGGCAATGTCGCGCTGCCGCTGGAACTGGCGGGCGTGGGCAAGGCGGAGCGCGCCGCGCGCGTCGCCGAACTGCTCGCACGGGTAGGCATCAGCGACAAGGCGGACGTTTATCCTTCGCGGCTGTCGGGTGGCCAGCGCCAGCGCGTCGGCATCGCGCGTGCGCTCGCCACGCGGCCCGACATACTGCTGTGTGACGAGGCGACAAGCGCGCTCGACCCGGAAACCACGCGATCGGTGCTCGCGCTGCTGGCCGATCTCAACCGGGAAATGGGGCTGACGATCGTCCTTATCACCCATGAAATGGCGGTTGTGCGCGCGATCTGCGATCGTGTCGCGGTGCTGGATCAGGGCAGGCTGGTGGAAGTCGGGCCGGTGGACAGCGTCTTTGCCGGGTCGCGTGAACAGGCGACCCTTGCCCTGCTAGGGGAGGTTGGGTGA
- a CDS encoding LLM class flavin-dependent oxidoreductase, translating to MMRYGYWMPVFGGWLRNVPDEGMDASWDYAKRLTLDAERWGYDLTLIAELNLNDIKGIEQPALDAWSTAAALAAVTDRVEMMVAVRPNFHHPALFAKAAANIDRISGGRLSLNVVSSWWADEARQYGLQFDEHDDRYARTAEWLTVVDGLWTQTRFSFDGAYYRTDNAICAPKPTKRPTIYAGGESDKAKAMIARQCDAYVMHGDPVDAIAPKIADMAERRQAAGGAPMQFGMAAYAIVRDSEAEAKRELERITTVGELPAGYANFDQWLSGTQLERDLKLQEYAVSNRGLRPNLVGTPEQLKERIAAYEDAGLNLLLLQMSPQAEEMERFANQVMGTA from the coding sequence ATGATGCGCTATGGTTACTGGATGCCCGTGTTCGGCGGCTGGCTGCGCAACGTCCCGGACGAGGGCATGGACGCAAGCTGGGACTATGCCAAGCGCCTGACCCTGGACGCGGAACGCTGGGGCTATGACTTGACGCTGATCGCGGAACTCAACCTCAACGACATAAAGGGAATAGAGCAGCCTGCGCTGGACGCCTGGTCGACCGCGGCGGCGCTCGCCGCGGTGACGGATCGGGTGGAGATGATGGTCGCGGTGCGCCCGAACTTCCATCACCCGGCCCTGTTCGCCAAGGCGGCCGCCAACATCGACCGCATATCCGGCGGCCGGCTTTCCCTCAATGTCGTCTCCTCCTGGTGGGCGGACGAGGCGCGACAATATGGGCTGCAATTCGACGAGCATGACGATCGCTATGCGCGCACCGCCGAATGGCTGACCGTGGTCGATGGTCTTTGGACGCAGACGCGGTTCAGCTTCGACGGCGCCTATTATCGCACGGATAACGCGATCTGCGCGCCCAAGCCGACCAAGCGCCCGACCATTTATGCCGGTGGCGAAAGTGACAAGGCCAAGGCAATGATCGCACGTCAGTGCGACGCCTATGTGATGCATGGCGATCCGGTCGATGCCATCGCCCCCAAAATCGCCGATATGGCCGAGCGACGACAGGCGGCAGGCGGCGCGCCGATGCAATTCGGCATGGCGGCCTACGCCATCGTGCGCGATAGCGAGGCGGAAGCGAAACGCGAACTGGAAAGGATCACGACGGTCGGCGAGTTACCGGCTGGCTATGCCAATTTCGACCAGTGGCTGTCGGGCACACAGTTGGAGCGGGACCTGAAATTACAGGAATATGCCGTGTCCAACCGCGGCCTGCGCCCTAATCTGGTCGGCACGCCCGAACAATTGAAGGAACGGATTGCGGCATATGAGGATGCGGGCCTCAATCTGCTGCTGCTCCAGATGAGCCCACAGGCGGAAGAGATGGAACGCTTCGCTAATCAGGTTATGGGCACGGCATGA